From Patescibacteria group bacterium:
ATCGTCTTTCATATTTTTTCAGATTTTAAGCCTGCGATTTTTTCCCAGCGGGCGATAATAGTTGAACAATGGCCTTCGTCTATTTCGACTAATAGACATTTTCTTTTAGTTTGTTCGCACCCGATTAAAAGCGATCCGCTGCCGGCAAACCCATCAAAGACAAAATCGTTTATTTTGGTGCTGTTGAGGATTAAGCGCCTTAATAATCCGACCGGTTTCATGGTACTGTGCAATTTGCTTTTATTTGGTTTAGGATAGAACAAGACGCTCTTATCCTGGGAGTGGCGGAAGTCATGGGCGCCATACCAGCCATAGGCGATTAATTCATGCTGGGGCAGATAATCCAAGCGGCCAATTACCGCTTGTGATTTAACCCAAATGAGCAACTGGGTGAATTTGTATTTGGCCTGAAGCATTGCCTCTCGCAAGGCGAAAATCATCTTGTCGCTGTTAAAAATATAGACGGCATTTTTTCTGGCCAGATACGGTTTTATGTTTTCCAGCCACTGAATCGTGAAGTCGCGATATTCTTCGTCGCTTTGCGCCTGGTCGTTGGCAATGATTTTTTCACAGCCCAATTTTTGCTTGAACCCTGATTTGCTCTCGACGTAGCCAACTCCATAGGGAACATCGGAAATAATCGCGGTAATTTTATCCTCGCCGATAAGGCGTTTTAATAATTCCTTATCATTAACATCGCCGCAGGCCAATCGATTATTGCCCAAGCGGAAAATTTCTCCCGTTTTAACTTTTTTCATGGTTGTATTTTGCCTTGTTGAGCTTCTTGGCCCTCAGGCCACTAAGCTTTTCAAAGCGATTAATTATTAATTGGCAAAAAATTTGATCCTTTTCGATTAGGTATGCCCGCCGTTTTAATTGCTCGCAAGCGATCAGCGTCGATCCTGATCCGCCGAACAGATCAAGCACGATGTCATTGATCTTGGTGCATCGTCTGAGGGCTTTTTCATGTAGAGTCGGCGGCTTTGATGTTGGGTGCTCATAATCCTGCCCGGGCAGACGTTTAACCAGCCAGATATCAAGAAGATCGAGAATATCTTCGATTGTTCGGTTGCCGGTGCCGATTTCTTTGTTTAGGATTTCATTAAGGTTGTTGATCGGCGCTACGTAGGGCTTGTTTTTAATGCCGTAAACTACTGGCTCATAGCATTTGTTGAAAGCGACTTGCGGGGTTACATTAAATCCATTTTTCATCCAGAGGCAGGTTCGCTGGTATTTTATGCCGAGTTCGGCATACAGCGCTTGGATCATGCCCACATACTTCTGATCGCAATACCAGAAAAAATGCAGATCCGGCTTGCTGACCGACAAGGCGGTTTGCATTGCCTGTTTGGTAAACTCTCTGAATTCTGCGTCGGTTTTGTTGTCATTGACTTGTCCGCCGTAGTTTTGTTTTCCGCCCAAGCCTTTAGCGTAGTCGAGGGAAATATTATAGGGGCTATCGCAGTAGACCATGCTGGCTCGCTCTCCGGCCAACAGAATTTTTCCGTTATTCTGATCGGTCGAATCGGCGCAGAGGAGGCGATGGCTGCCTAACTGGAAAAGGTCGCCTGTTTTAATGCTGGTCTCCTTTATTTTTTCTAATTCCTTTTCTTCTTGAAAATCGTCGTCCTCGATTTCTAAAACGTCATTCCAGATTGCGCCGATTTCTTCGGAATCAAAACCCACGTCCAGCAAGGTTTCGATTTCAAAGTTTTTCAATAGCTCAAGATCCCATTCTCCTTGCGCCTTGTTCATTAATAAATTCAAATCTTTTTCCTTTTTGGGATTTAAATTTACGAAAATGACCGGCACTTCTTTGTAATTTAATTTTTGGGCGATTTTCCATCTTTGGTGGCCAGAAATTATCACGTTCTCGCGCCCTTTGAATCGGTTGGCGACGATTGGATCCAGAAGCTGGTAAGTTTCAATGCTTCTGGTTAATACTTTTTCCTGGCTGGCCGTAAGGCGTCGAGGATTATATTCGGCCGCCTTGAGCTGTGCCGGAGGCACCATTATGATCTTAGGATTGATTTTCTTCATACGGATTTAGTTTTTAGTTTATTAATAAATCGCGCGGAAATAAAAAAACCTACTCCGCACGCGAAATAAAAGAAGTCGACGCTTCGCTTATTTCTTGCGCGGAATAGGCATGGCTCTTTGAGCGCTACACTACTCGCTTTTTACTACGCAGTATTATTTAATTTTTAACTTTCATTTTTTGCCAATCTTCTTAAAATCCTTTTTCCTTTGACGCTATTTTTAAATTCAACAGCATCCTTTCCAAGAAGGATCGGCACATTATTCGGCACGCTTATTAAAACGCGCCTTCCTTGCTTTCGGCATTCGTTTATCGTCTCTTGCAGAACCGGATCATTCAGGCCCATGTCAATATTAAAATTAATTATACCTTCTTTATTTTTTTCTTGCGGCGGAAGAGGGGAGTAGAGTCTTGCTGGTTTTTTCCAAAAAATCAACCTTTTAAAAAATTTGCCAATCTCATTTGTAGTTCGGGTATTTGTGTGAAGCTGAATATCGGTCATTTGTAAAACAATATCCTCTGGTCCGGGAGCAGACTGAGCTGGCTTAAGTTCTAATTTTTGGATTATTTTTTCTTCCATGTCTTAAGTATAGCACGCCGTACAAATTACGCAAGAGGTACAACAAATATTTGACTTGTTTCGAGCTCTATGCTAAGCTTGTGATAGCTAATATAAAAGCACGTAAAATTCAACTTATGAAAAAAATGAACGAAAATCAGCAAAAAATTCTCAAACTTGCTTTAAAAGAGGATATAAGCAAGTTGACCCCAATGGAAATAGCTAGAAAAACGGGCATTGATCACGTCTTCAAAGTTCAATACCATATGGATCAACTTAGAAAAAAGGGCTTGCTTTATTTCAATAAAAAAGACAAAAAAAGCGAAGTTGCCAAGAGTGGATCGTTTGTTATTGATAAACTTTTACGCATTCCGATTGTTGGCGCGGCTAATTGTGGTCCGGCTACCGAACTGGCTCATGAAAACATAGAAGGATATTTGAGTGTATCCAAAGAATTTTTGCCTAAGGCAGACCAGAATAGCTTGATGGCGGTCCGAGCAGTTGGCGAATCGTTAAATAAAGCCAAAATTGATGGCGAGAGCGTCGAGAGCGGCGATTATGTTATTGTCGACTGCAATAGAACCCCAGAGCCCGGTGATTACGTCTTGTCGGTTATTGATGATGCCGCCAATTTTAAAAAGTTCTATAAGACCGGAGACGAGGTTAGGCTTGTATCGGAATCGACCCTAGACATTCCGCCCATCGTTTTACACAAAAAAGATTTAGACTCTATCGGCTACGCCGTTAACGGCGTAGCGATAAAGGTATTTAAAAAATAATATTTTAAATGTATGCCTCCAAAATACATTCGCAATGCCGGCAAGCAATGGACTCCGACAGAAGTGAAACAATTAAAAGTCCTTGCTAAACAGGACACCCCAACTCGTGTAATCGGTTTAAAATTAGGCCGTCCGGTTGCCGGTGTTCAGAGTAAAGCCTCGGCTCTTGGCGTGAGCTTGAAACCGACAAATCAAGCGCCGTATAACCGCAGAGGAAAATAATATGATAAACACTTTATTAGAGAATTTTCTTATTAAGAAAATTAATCCGGATCCGGAAATCATTAATCAAGCCTCTGAAAGCCAGGAAAGACTTAGAGAAATTTTGGCAAATAAGTTGGAAGAAGACAATAGCTTGCCTTCCGTTCTTGAGGGCGAGGATTTTCTCTACGGATCTGCCATCAGGGGAACAAAGCCAGCACCGTTTGATGATGTTGATTTAATGCTTGTTTTAGATGGATCAACCTTGGTTGCCAAAGAAGGTGGTCAGGAAATGGGTCCAGCATATGGAAGCGGGAAAACATTTAATCCGCTGACTTTGCCGCAATATAAAGATGAGTTCGGAAATATATCTTCTCAAAAAATTCTAAACCGCATCCGCGAAGTTTTAAGTGAAACTTATTCTCGTTCCGAAATCAGAAAAGATGGGCAAGCAATTAATGTTTGGTTGGATGCATATGGTTTTGGAATTGATGTTGTCCCTGCTTTTAAAATCGCACATACTAGAGCCGGTACCCATTATTTTATTCCCGAAGGAACAAATTCGAATATGTGGCAATCTACGAATCCGCTTTCTGATATTGAAGCATTTAAAAAAGAAGATGCAAGATTGGGCGGTGTTTTATCTTCAAGTTGTCGACTTATGAGAAAATGGAATGAGTTGAGTAACGCTGACAGGCTTTCAGGATTCCATGTGGATGCGCTTGTTTATCGTTCGCTCTTTGGGAAAAATATTACGACACTTGAAAATGCCTTGCGAGAGTGTTTTAATTTGTTTGATCAGCATCTTGTCTTAACTTGTCCGCAATTTTCTGGGTTTGCCCCACATATTGATTACAAACTTTCGGCTGAGAATCGAGCACAAAGCATCAAGATGGCACAGGAAGCAAAGAATTGTTTTTCGGCGCCTGGGTCTGGTCTACTCTTTTCCCTGCCAGCAAGCACTAATATGCGACTTTGGAATAAAATATTCAACGGGGAATTACTTAAGTAAAAGTATGAATAATATTATTGCCAGACAAAATCAACCCGATCAGATTAATAGATTGGCCGCCCAAAGGTATCTATATTCTAAAGCGAAAAATTTTTTTCTTGCTCGGCTGTTTTTATCCC
This genomic window contains:
- a CDS encoding DNA methyltransferase, with protein sequence MKKVKTGEIFRLGNNRLACGDVNDKELLKRLIGEDKITAIISDVPYGVGYVESKSGFKQKLGCEKIIANDQAQSDEEYRDFTIQWLENIKPYLARKNAVYIFNSDKMIFALREAMLQAKYKFTQLLIWVKSQAVIGRLDYLPQHELIAYGWYGAHDFRHSQDKSVLFYPKPNKSKLHSTMKPVGLLRRLILNSTKINDFVFDGFAGSGSLLIGCEQTKRKCLLVEIDEGHCSTIIARWEKIAGLKSEKI
- a CDS encoding DNA modification methylase, whose translation is MKKINPKIIMVPPAQLKAAEYNPRRLTASQEKVLTRSIETYQLLDPIVANRFKGRENVIISGHQRWKIAQKLNYKEVPVIFVNLNPKKEKDLNLLMNKAQGEWDLELLKNFEIETLLDVGFDSEEIGAIWNDVLEIEDDDFQEEKELEKIKETSIKTGDLFQLGSHRLLCADSTDQNNGKILLAGERASMVYCDSPYNISLDYAKGLGGKQNYGGQVNDNKTDAEFREFTKQAMQTALSVSKPDLHFFWYCDQKYVGMIQALYAELGIKYQRTCLWMKNGFNVTPQVAFNKCYEPVVYGIKNKPYVAPINNLNEILNKEIGTGNRTIEDILDLLDIWLVKRLPGQDYEHPTSKPPTLHEKALRRCTKINDIVLDLFGGSGSTLIACEQLKRRAYLIEKDQIFCQLIINRFEKLSGLRAKKLNKAKYNHEKS
- a CDS encoding S24 family peptidase, whose amino-acid sequence is MNENQQKILKLALKEDISKLTPMEIARKTGIDHVFKVQYHMDQLRKKGLLYFNKKDKKSEVAKSGSFVIDKLLRIPIVGAANCGPATELAHENIEGYLSVSKEFLPKADQNSLMAVRAVGESLNKAKIDGESVESGDYVIVDCNRTPEPGDYVLSVIDDAANFKKFYKTGDEVRLVSESTLDIPPIVLHKKDLDSIGYAVNGVAIKVFKK